A stretch of Lysobacter sp. K5869 DNA encodes these proteins:
- the rlmE gene encoding 23S rRNA (uridine(2552)-2'-O)-methyltransferase RlmE, which produces MATRSKSSQRWLKEHFSDPFVKKAKSEGLRSRAAYKLEELVERDRLLKPGMVVVDLGAAPGGWSQWVRQEMERLWPKQPGRIVALDILDMPGLAGVEFIHGDFREDAVLAQLEGTLGGQAVDLVLSDMAPNMSGVDAVDLPRAMHLSELAMDFADRHLRVEGTFLIKLFQGVGFDDYVRELRRRYAKVSIRKPAASRKRSPEVYALAQGKRATPT; this is translated from the coding sequence ATGGCGACCCGCAGCAAGTCCAGCCAACGCTGGCTCAAAGAACACTTCTCCGACCCCTTCGTGAAGAAGGCCAAGTCCGAGGGGCTGCGCTCGCGCGCGGCCTACAAGCTCGAGGAACTGGTCGAACGCGACCGCCTGCTCAAGCCCGGCATGGTCGTGGTCGACCTCGGCGCCGCCCCCGGCGGCTGGTCGCAGTGGGTCCGCCAGGAAATGGAACGGCTGTGGCCCAAGCAGCCGGGCCGGATCGTGGCCCTGGACATCCTGGACATGCCCGGCCTGGCCGGGGTCGAGTTCATTCACGGCGACTTCCGCGAAGATGCCGTCCTGGCCCAGCTGGAAGGCACCCTGGGCGGTCAGGCCGTGGACCTTGTCCTGTCCGATATGGCCCCCAATATGAGCGGGGTGGACGCGGTGGACCTGCCGCGGGCGATGCACCTCTCGGAGCTGGCGATGGACTTCGCCGACCGGCACCTGAGGGTCGAGGGCACCTTCCTGATCAAGCTGTTCCAGGGCGTGGGCTTCGACGATTACGTGCGCGAACTGCGCCGTCGCTACGCCAAGGTCTCGATCCGCAAGCCGGCGGCCTCGCGCAAGCGGTCGCCGGAGGTCTATGCGCTGGCCCAGGGCAAACGGGCGACGCCGACCTGA
- the yhbY gene encoding ribosome assembly RNA-binding protein YhbY: MPTLLTSAQTRFLRGQAHDLKAMLQVGGKGVTDALIAEIDLALEHHELIKVKVGAEDRDARDALIDSIAERTGAALVQRIGHTAVLYRASKDKRQIVLPRA, from the coding sequence ATGCCGACCCTGCTGACCTCCGCCCAGACCCGTTTCCTGCGCGGACAGGCCCATGATCTCAAGGCCATGCTGCAGGTGGGCGGTAAAGGGGTGACCGACGCCCTGATCGCCGAAATCGACCTCGCCCTGGAGCACCACGAGCTGATCAAGGTCAAGGTCGGCGCCGAGGACCGCGACGCCCGCGACGCCCTGATCGACTCCATCGCCGAGCGCACCGGCGCCGCCCTGGTCCAGCGCATCGGCCACACCGCGGTGCTGTACCGGGCGAGCAAGGACAAGCGCCAGATCGTGCTGCCGCGGGCCTAA
- a CDS encoding Mth938-like domain-containing protein yields the protein MQLTLERPDHEFFLRGADGRAALVNDRRIERSFILAPNALIEDWAVTDVRSLRIEDLEPLFALQPELIVLGCGAVQAFPPTATLAASLQRKVGLESMTNAAAARTFNVLAGEGRRVVAGFVLGG from the coding sequence ATGCAACTGACTCTCGAACGCCCCGACCACGAGTTCTTCCTGCGCGGCGCCGACGGCCGCGCGGCCCTGGTCAACGACCGCCGGATCGAGCGCAGCTTCATCCTGGCGCCGAACGCGCTGATCGAAGACTGGGCGGTGACCGACGTGCGCAGCCTGCGCATCGAGGACCTGGAACCGCTGTTCGCGCTGCAGCCGGAGCTGATCGTGCTCGGCTGCGGCGCCGTCCAGGCGTTCCCGCCGACGGCGACCCTGGCCGCCAGCCTGCAGCGCAAGGTCGGCCTGGAATCGATGACCAACGCCGCCGCCGCGCGCACCTTCAACGTGCTCGCCGGCGAAGGCCGGCGCGTGGTCGCCGGGTTCGTGCTGGGCGGTTGA